The following are encoded together in the Candidatus Tanganyikabacteria bacterium genome:
- a CDS encoding transposase: MTEALALIFILACVEALKAGVPPATLLASVFGSALIFWATPRTADKVTRVLRTRLRRTRAPRAAEAEPDRQSPAQLAGTASPDPGAVFMREVIYEPDPDAAIEPWSNLGQQIDDDDADEDPGLPVGCAVARIRGRLGRLDPIGDDFANVELLMIVEDAYEDADGELRPSGHQVIRVRAKTHQVGRLTDGCQVSAACRFHRGRLVLDHLDEVTDTDAPLPEAKLPQRGRPTNRADGHLPSIDEAEKVSKLGPWGALNHSVYRVPIAWHIVMAPKFRARVFEGRSAEAQAIMRQVAEDEGLEVLAVAAEADHIHLLGRPAGKGGMPPNWVWSAWIGRWKATTSRRLKALDGLADFRWQVGYSLCSVAGGRQSAEEALAVVKDYVRGQGDQTHEPDDHEAAADEA; encoded by the coding sequence TTGACCGAAGCACTTGCCCTCATCTTCATCTTGGCCTGCGTGGAGGCCCTGAAAGCAGGCGTCCCGCCGGCCACGCTGCTCGCATCGGTGTTCGGCAGCGCCCTGATCTTCTGGGCCACGCCAAGGACTGCGGACAAGGTCACACGGGTTCTGAGAACCAGGCTGCGCAGGACTCGCGCTCCTCGGGCCGCCGAGGCCGAACCGGATCGCCAGTCACCCGCGCAACTTGCCGGCACAGCCAGCCCGGACCCGGGCGCCGTGTTCATGCGGGAGGTCATCTACGAGCCCGACCCCGACGCGGCGATCGAGCCGTGGTCCAACCTTGGGCAGCAGATCGACGACGACGACGCGGACGAGGATCCTGGCCTACCTGTCGGATGCGCCGTCGCCCGCATCCGCGGCCGGCTCGGGCGCCTCGATCCGATCGGCGACGATTTCGCCAACGTCGAGTTGCTCATGATCGTCGAAGACGCCTACGAGGACGCCGACGGGGAGCTCCGCCCGAGCGGGCACCAGGTGATCCGCGTCCGGGCCAAGACCCACCAGGTCGGCCGCCTCACGGACGGGTGCCAGGTGAGCGCGGCGTGCAGGTTCCACCGCGGGCGACTGGTCCTCGACCACTTAGACGAAGTCACCGACACCGACGCGCCGCTGCCGGAGGCGAAACTTCCGCAACGCGGCAGACCCACGAACCGGGCCGACGGGCACCTACCCTCGATCGACGAGGCCGAGAAGGTTTCCAAGCTCGGCCCCTGGGGTGCGCTCAACCACAGCGTCTATCGGGTGCCGATCGCCTGGCACATCGTGATGGCGCCGAAGTTCCGGGCTCGGGTGTTCGAGGGCCGGTCCGCCGAGGCCCAGGCGATCATGCGCCAGGTCGCCGAGGACGAGGGCCTGGAAGTCCTGGCGGTCGCGGCCGAGGCCGACCACATCCACTTGCTCGGCCGACCGGCTGGGAAGGGCGGTATGCCACCAAACTGGGTCTGGTCCGCGTGGATCGGCCGCTGGAAAGCAACGACCTCCCGCCGGCTGAAAGCCCTGGACGGCCTCGCCGACTTCCGTTGGCAGGTCGGGTACTCGCTCTGCTCGGTCGCGGGCGGCCGGCAATCGGCCGAGGAAGCCCTGGCCGTCGTGAAGGACTATGTCCGGGGCCAGGGCGATCAGACCCACGAGCCGGATGATCACGAGGCTGCCGCAGATGAAGCGTAG